One genomic window of Eptesicus fuscus isolate TK198812 chromosome 6, DD_ASM_mEF_20220401, whole genome shotgun sequence includes the following:
- the STC2 gene encoding stanniocalcin-2, whose translation MCAERLGQFVTLALVLATFDPARGTDATNPPEGPQDRGSQQKGRLSLQNTAGIQHCLVSAGDVGCGVFECFENNSCEIRGLHGICMTFLHNAGKFDAQGKSFIKDALRCKAHALRHRFGCISRKCPAIREMVLQLQRECYLKHDLCAAARDNTRVMVEMIHFKDLLLREPYVDLVSLLLTCGEEVKEAVTHSVQAQCEQNWGSLCSILSFCTSALQRPPTAPPERHLQADRAKPSRAHHADAGARLSEPSSRETGRGAKGERGSKSPPHAHARGRAAAHGAQGTSGSSEWEDEQAEYSDIRR comes from the exons ATGTGTGCCGAGCGGCTGGGCCAGTTCGTGACCCTCGCCTTGGTGCTGGCCACCTTTGACCCGGCGCGCGGCACCGACGCCACCAACCCGCCCGAGGGTCCTCAGGACCGAGGCTCCCAGCAGAAAGGCCGCCTGTCCCTGCAGAACACAG CGGGAATCCAGCACTGCTTGGTCAGCGCTGGCGATGTGGGCTGTGGCGTGTTTGAGTGTTTCGAGAACAACTCGTGTGAAATCCGGGGCTTGCATGGGATTTGCATGACTTTTCTGCACAACGCTGGAAAATTTGACGCCCAG GGCAAGTCCTTCATCAAAGACGCCCTGCGGTGTAAGGCCCACGCCCTGCGGCACAGGTTCGGCTGCATCAGCCGGAAGTGCCCGGCCATCAGGGAGATGGTGCTCCAGCTGCAGCGGGAATGCTACCTCAAGCACGACCTGTGCGCGGCCGCGCGCGACAACACGCGCGTGATGGTGGAGATGATCCACTTCAAGGACCTGCTGCTGCGCGA GCCCTACGTGGACCTGGTGAGCCTGCTGCTGACCTGcggggaggaggtgaaggaggcCGTCACCCACAGCGTGCAGGCGCAGTGCGAGCAGAACTGGGGCAGCCTGTGCTCCATCCTCAGCTTCTGCACCTCGGCCCTGCAGAGGCCGCCCACCGCGCCTCCCGAGCGCCACCTGCAGGCGGACCGGGCCAAGCCCTCCCGCGCGCACCACGCGGACGCTGGTGCCCGCCTCTCGGAGCCCAGCAGCAGGGAGACGGGCCGAGGTGCCAAGGGCGAGCGAGGCAGCAAGAGCCCCCCACACGCCCACGCCCGGGGCCGAGCGGCAGCCCACGGGGCCCAGGGAACTTCGGGGAGCAGCGAGTGGGAGGACGAGCAGGCGGAGTATTCCGACATCCGGAGGtga